A window from Salvia miltiorrhiza cultivar Shanhuang (shh) chromosome 2, IMPLAD_Smil_shh, whole genome shotgun sequence encodes these proteins:
- the LOC131008722 gene encoding putative glucose-6-phosphate 1-epimerase isoform X1, whose translation MDRQTYNFIHDRDSPPRLLLSEPTGFTAEVLLYGAQVVSWKNERRQELLFLSSKAVWNAAKAIRGGIPICFPQFSNLGTLEQHGFARNRLWSVDNSPSPLPPITAPSTVDLILKSTEDDLKTWPHRFELRIRISLSAGKLIWIPRVRNTDSKPFSFTFALRNYMPVSDISEVRVEGLETLDYFDHLLQGERCTEQADAITFDGELDRAYLSTPSKIAIIDHERKVTYELRKEAMPDAVVWNPWDKKAKAIPDLGDEDYKTMLCVDSAVIENPIALKPCEEWRGRQELIYVSSSYFSGQLDPSKVLGYMARN comes from the exons ATGGACCGTCAGACGTATAATTTCATCCATGACCGTGATAGTCCGCCGCGGCTTCTTTTGTCGGAGCCCACTGGTTTCACTGCGGAG GTTCTCTTATATGGTGCGCAAGTGGTTTCTTGGAAGAATGAGAGAAGACAGGAGTTGCTATTCTTGAGCAGTAAG GCTGTGTGGAATGCGGCAAAAGCCATAAGGGGTGGCATACCAATTTGCTTTCCACAG TTTTCCAATCTTGGTACACTGGAGCAACATGGATTTGCAAGGAACAGATTATGGTCAGTTGACAACTCTCCTTCGCCTTTGCCTCCAATCACTGCTCCGTCAACAGTAGATCTCATCTTGAAGTCCACAGAAGACGATCTGAAGACTTGGCCGCACAG ATTTGAGTTGCGTATACGTATTTCTTTGAGTGCTGGCAAGCTCATCTGGATCCCTCGCGTGCGAAATACTGATAGCAAGCCTTTCTCCTTCACATTTGCGCTGCGTAATTACATGCCTGTTTCTGATATCAG TGAAGTGCGAGTTGAGGGCTTGGAGACGCTTGATTACTTTGATCACTTGTTGCAAGGAGAAAGGTGTACAGAACAGGCGGATGCAATAACTTTCGATGGTGAG CTCGACAGGGCCTATTTAAGCACACCATCAAAGATAGCTATAATTGATCATGAGAGGAAAGTAACATACGAACTCCGCAAAGAAGCCATGCCTGATGCAG TTGTGTGGAACCCTTGGGATAAGAAAGCGAAAGCTATACCAGATTTAGGTGATGAAGATTACAAAACAATGTTATGTGTGGATTCAGCAGTCATTGAAAACCCAATAGCCTTGAAACCCTGTGAAGAGTGGAGGGGCCGACAAGAGCTGATATACGTCTCCTCAAGTTACTTCAGCGGCCAACTGGATCCTTCAAAAGTTCTTGGCTACATGGCCAGAAATTAA
- the LOC131008722 gene encoding putative glucose-6-phosphate 1-epimerase isoform X2 codes for MELQNLGHNTCPFGFDCVTALFAIVLLYGAQVVSWKNERRQELLFLSSKAVWNAAKAIRGGIPICFPQFSNLGTLEQHGFARNRLWSVDNSPSPLPPITAPSTVDLILKSTEDDLKTWPHRFELRIRISLSAGKLIWIPRVRNTDSKPFSFTFALRNYMPVSDISEVRVEGLETLDYFDHLLQGERCTEQADAITFDGELDRAYLSTPSKIAIIDHERKVTYELRKEAMPDAVVWNPWDKKAKAIPDLGDEDYKTMLCVDSAVIENPIALKPCEEWRGRQELIYVSSSYFSGQLDPSKVLGYMARN; via the exons ATGGAACTGCAAAACTTGGGACACAACACTTGTCCATTTGGGTTTGATTGTGTCACAGCACTATTCGCGATT GTTCTCTTATATGGTGCGCAAGTGGTTTCTTGGAAGAATGAGAGAAGACAGGAGTTGCTATTCTTGAGCAGTAAG GCTGTGTGGAATGCGGCAAAAGCCATAAGGGGTGGCATACCAATTTGCTTTCCACAG TTTTCCAATCTTGGTACACTGGAGCAACATGGATTTGCAAGGAACAGATTATGGTCAGTTGACAACTCTCCTTCGCCTTTGCCTCCAATCACTGCTCCGTCAACAGTAGATCTCATCTTGAAGTCCACAGAAGACGATCTGAAGACTTGGCCGCACAG ATTTGAGTTGCGTATACGTATTTCTTTGAGTGCTGGCAAGCTCATCTGGATCCCTCGCGTGCGAAATACTGATAGCAAGCCTTTCTCCTTCACATTTGCGCTGCGTAATTACATGCCTGTTTCTGATATCAG TGAAGTGCGAGTTGAGGGCTTGGAGACGCTTGATTACTTTGATCACTTGTTGCAAGGAGAAAGGTGTACAGAACAGGCGGATGCAATAACTTTCGATGGTGAG CTCGACAGGGCCTATTTAAGCACACCATCAAAGATAGCTATAATTGATCATGAGAGGAAAGTAACATACGAACTCCGCAAAGAAGCCATGCCTGATGCAG TTGTGTGGAACCCTTGGGATAAGAAAGCGAAAGCTATACCAGATTTAGGTGATGAAGATTACAAAACAATGTTATGTGTGGATTCAGCAGTCATTGAAAACCCAATAGCCTTGAAACCCTGTGAAGAGTGGAGGGGCCGACAAGAGCTGATATACGTCTCCTCAAGTTACTTCAGCGGCCAACTGGATCCTTCAAAAGTTCTTGGCTACATGGCCAGAAATTAA